The following coding sequences are from one Prosthecobacter sp. window:
- a CDS encoding arylsulfatase has product MIRLPLSFLLLACITLHAAPAKPNFLIILADDLGYSDLGCYGSEIATPNLDKLAAGGLRFTQFYNTARCWPTRSVLMTGHYAQQIGMDPQYGKFPAWVRTLPQRLSELGYRSYHSGKWHVGNAPRVVADGGFTRSYYVAQQDNHFHPKRHELDDQPLPVPEGAWYSSTAMAQHAIDFLKEHAQQHAGTPFFTYLAFTAPHFPIQALPEDIAKYKDTYLKGWPTTRAARFERQKRMGLVDTTLSDPEPQITAPSGKESDLEILGAGETRHAVPWESLTDEQKQFQATKQAIHAAMIDRLDQEVGRVLAQLRAMNVFEDTLILLLSDNGASAEVMVRGLGHDKAAPMGAAASYLCLGPGGSTVSNTPFRRHKIWVHEGGISTPFIAHWPQGIAAKGELRHTPGHVIDVVPTLLALAGDAKPVMPENAPPYPGRSLLPAFAKDETLSRDFLFWHHSGNRALREGDWKIVSAADNGDAWELYKLSTDRAESNNLATKEPERVKAMAERWEKLEQEFVAQAGPKPEAKKKGKGKRK; this is encoded by the coding sequence ATGATCCGCCTGCCACTGTCCTTTCTCCTTCTCGCCTGCATCACGCTGCACGCCGCTCCCGCAAAACCCAACTTCCTGATCATCCTGGCGGATGATCTCGGCTACTCCGATCTCGGATGTTATGGCAGTGAGATTGCGACGCCGAATCTGGACAAGCTGGCGGCGGGCGGGCTGCGGTTCACGCAGTTTTACAACACGGCGCGCTGCTGGCCGACGCGGAGCGTGCTGATGACGGGACATTATGCGCAGCAGATCGGGATGGACCCGCAGTATGGCAAGTTTCCGGCCTGGGTGCGCACGCTGCCGCAACGGCTGTCGGAACTGGGCTATCGCAGCTACCACTCGGGCAAGTGGCATGTGGGCAATGCGCCGCGGGTGGTGGCGGACGGGGGCTTCACGCGTTCCTACTACGTGGCGCAGCAGGACAATCACTTCCATCCAAAGAGGCACGAGCTGGATGACCAGCCGCTGCCGGTGCCGGAGGGTGCGTGGTATTCGAGCACGGCGATGGCACAGCATGCGATCGATTTTCTCAAAGAGCATGCGCAGCAGCATGCAGGCACGCCATTCTTCACCTACCTGGCCTTCACCGCACCGCATTTCCCGATTCAGGCGCTGCCGGAGGACATCGCGAAGTACAAGGACACGTACCTGAAAGGCTGGCCGACGACGCGGGCGGCGCGATTCGAGCGGCAGAAGCGGATGGGGCTCGTGGACACGACATTGTCTGATCCTGAACCGCAAATCACCGCACCGAGCGGCAAGGAGAGCGATCTGGAAATCCTCGGTGCCGGTGAAACACGGCATGCGGTGCCGTGGGAGAGTCTGACGGATGAGCAGAAACAGTTTCAGGCTACGAAACAGGCGATTCACGCGGCGATGATCGACCGACTCGATCAGGAAGTGGGACGCGTGCTGGCGCAACTGCGGGCGATGAATGTCTTCGAGGATACGCTCATTCTGTTACTCTCCGACAACGGCGCGAGCGCGGAGGTGATGGTGCGTGGCCTGGGGCACGACAAGGCCGCGCCGATGGGTGCAGCGGCTTCGTATCTCTGCCTCGGGCCCGGAGGCTCGACGGTGTCGAACACGCCGTTTCGTCGGCACAAGATCTGGGTGCATGAAGGCGGCATCAGCACGCCGTTCATCGCGCACTGGCCGCAGGGCATTGCCGCGAAGGGTGAACTGAGGCACACGCCGGGTCATGTGATCGACGTGGTGCCGACATTGCTCGCGTTGGCGGGTGACGCTAAGCCGGTGATGCCGGAGAATGCGCCGCCGTATCCAGGGCGCAGTCTGCTGCCTGCTTTTGCGAAGGATGAGACGCTCAGCCGCGATTTCCTGTTTTGGCATCACTCTGGCAATCGTGCGCTGCGTGAAGGCGACTGGAAGATCGTCAGCGCCGCCGACAACGGCGATGCGTGGGAGCTTTACAAGCTCAGCACGGATCGTGCGGAGTCGAACAACCTTGCAACGAAGGAACCGGAGCGGGTGAAAGCGATGGCGGAGCGCTGGGAGAAACTGGAGCAAGAATTCGTCGCGCAGGCGGGGCCGAAGCCGGAGGCGAAGAAGAAAGGGAAGGGCAAGAGGAAGTAG
- a CDS encoding glycosyltransferase → MFNSEELAQRARELEQTGRFDLIIVDGLFVAPVFDGWATQRATPAILLQHNVEALIWRRLSELQRNPFLRLFFYEMARRMKRREPELCRLFEGVTTISDQDAAYHRDSYKLDNILGCVPAGANPDARGLPPAVLEQSPSPCIAFLGSMNWPPNADAAFWFIEKILPLIRETMPEVRFRVIGREPPEALKRLAAASIGIEVTGKVEEVLTPLRECALLVVPLRAGSGVRLKILESMAAGVPVVSTTVGAEGLHMRNGQDILLADDAPSLSEAVLRLLKDNTLRKTIADNALKRVTQEFSWSSSAEKLREYGTALHRRKHNARADARTSLVTSCC, encoded by the coding sequence ATGTTTAACAGCGAAGAACTCGCGCAGCGCGCACGTGAACTTGAACAGACCGGCCGTTTTGACCTCATCATTGTGGACGGGCTCTTTGTGGCCCCGGTCTTCGATGGCTGGGCAACACAGCGCGCCACTCCCGCCATTCTGCTCCAGCATAACGTCGAAGCCCTGATCTGGAGGCGCTTGTCGGAGTTGCAGCGCAATCCTTTCCTGCGCCTCTTTTTTTATGAGATGGCGCGCCGCATGAAGCGCCGCGAGCCTGAGCTGTGCCGTTTGTTTGAAGGTGTCACCACCATCTCCGATCAAGACGCCGCTTATCACCGCGACAGCTACAAGTTGGACAACATCCTTGGCTGCGTTCCCGCAGGAGCCAATCCCGATGCACGAGGACTGCCGCCGGCAGTGCTTGAGCAATCTCCATCTCCCTGCATCGCTTTCCTTGGTTCCATGAACTGGCCGCCGAATGCGGACGCCGCCTTTTGGTTCATCGAGAAGATATTGCCTCTCATACGGGAAACCATGCCTGAAGTCCGCTTTCGTGTCATTGGCCGTGAGCCTCCCGAGGCCCTGAAGCGACTTGCTGCCGCAAGCATTGGAATCGAAGTGACCGGCAAGGTGGAGGAGGTTTTGACGCCTCTTCGTGAGTGCGCCCTGCTCGTCGTCCCTCTGAGGGCAGGCAGTGGGGTGCGCCTTAAAATTCTTGAGTCCATGGCCGCTGGTGTGCCAGTTGTCAGCACCACCGTGGGCGCGGAGGGGCTTCACATGCGCAACGGGCAGGACATCCTTCTAGCAGACGATGCTCCGTCGCTGAGTGAGGCCGTTCTGCGGCTGCTCAAGGACAACACCCTGAGAAAAACCATCGCTGACAATGCGCTGAAGCGCGTCACCCAGGAATTCTCATGGAGCAGCAGCGCCGAAAAGCTGCGCGAGTATGGAACGGCTCTGCACCGCAGGAAGCACAACGCGAGAGCGGACGCAAGAACGAGCCTCGTCACTTCATGCTGCTGA
- a CDS encoding hybrid sensor histidine kinase/response regulator, with amino-acid sequence MTSQQLSPYHILYVDDEEKALHYFREIFGDEYIVHTANNALDGYRILQTHGAQIGLMLTDQRMPGPSGIELMEHARKLNPNLIRVLVTAYTDYQAAVDAVNSGRCFRYIHKPWDPDELAVVIKHGLDYYHALIERERLLTEKADTVRHMLSADKVSGLGILAEGLNHHLRNALTVVRAFIDLAPMKLMEEIGGAHPRDPSFWLDVQNQAQSQIERIQSLLARLAEASHAKRVERNDKCSLNGVLSEMIDMFSEGLQEKNLHVDVEIDPNLPPLMVHDGRFRQMWRLIFMEELTHLSPGDQIQISAKIKRDAKGQSCVEMYVRDTGMWEGTDKPINLFDPFYTRSRKPDDFGVNMMACYVTMHLHGGTAEARHLEPRGLELKLTLPLDPSSEPKKEEDFFRSLLTHEQRWQQREEMVAA; translated from the coding sequence ATGACCAGCCAGCAGCTATCGCCTTATCACATTCTCTACGTCGATGACGAAGAGAAGGCGCTGCATTACTTCCGGGAGATCTTCGGCGATGAGTACATCGTTCACACTGCAAACAATGCGCTGGATGGCTACCGCATCCTACAGACGCATGGGGCGCAGATCGGCCTGATGCTCACGGATCAGCGCATGCCTGGCCCGAGCGGGATCGAACTGATGGAACATGCGCGAAAGCTGAATCCGAACCTCATCCGCGTCCTGGTCACCGCCTACACCGACTATCAGGCGGCAGTGGACGCGGTGAACTCCGGGCGCTGCTTTCGGTATATTCACAAACCGTGGGATCCTGATGAACTGGCGGTGGTGATCAAGCATGGGCTGGACTACTACCATGCCCTGATCGAGCGCGAACGCCTGCTGACGGAGAAGGCGGACACGGTGAGGCACATGCTCTCCGCTGACAAAGTTTCCGGCCTGGGCATCCTTGCGGAGGGATTAAACCATCATCTGCGCAACGCGCTCACCGTGGTGCGCGCGTTCATTGACCTGGCACCGATGAAATTGATGGAGGAGATCGGCGGCGCTCATCCCCGTGATCCCTCCTTCTGGCTCGATGTGCAGAATCAGGCGCAGTCACAGATCGAACGCATTCAGTCGTTGCTGGCACGCCTCGCCGAGGCCTCGCATGCCAAACGAGTGGAGCGGAATGACAAGTGCAGCCTCAATGGAGTCCTCAGCGAGATGATCGACATGTTTTCCGAAGGGTTGCAGGAGAAAAACCTGCATGTCGATGTCGAGATCGACCCCAATCTGCCGCCGCTCATGGTGCATGACGGGCGGTTCCGCCAGATGTGGCGCCTGATCTTCATGGAGGAACTCACGCATCTCAGCCCTGGCGACCAAATTCAAATCAGTGCGAAGATCAAACGAGACGCCAAAGGCCAGTCCTGCGTGGAGATGTATGTGCGGGACACGGGCATGTGGGAGGGTACCGACAAGCCGATCAATCTGTTCGATCCTTTCTACACCCGCAGCCGCAAGCCGGATGATTTTGGCGTGAACATGATGGCCTGTTACGTGACGATGCATTTGCACGGTGGAACTGCGGAGGCACGTCATCTGGAACCGCGCGGATTGGAACTCAAACTGACCCTGCCGCTTGATCCCAGCTCCGAACCGAAGAAGGAGGAGGATTTCTTCCGCTCATTGCTCACTCATGAGCAGCGCTGGCAGCAGCGTGAAGAGATGGTGGCGGCATGA
- a CDS encoding class I SAM-dependent methyltransferase: MQNLEVHELYQRWAEMYDEPTNLLVRAEEKTLRQIEFDVAGKKILDVGCGTGRHAIRMAEAGAEVTGVDFSLKMLEVARKKAAGLGVKFMHSDLNAIPLDEPFDMVVCSLVLNHVEDLRSAMKEIARLTKVGGRVLISDMRSDHWRTKTKEIKLLENFTTFAFRHTQAHYRAAFNETGLKLNQRKKIYLEDVVAPGFKQRFLLKYFAAGYVFDLTKS; the protein is encoded by the coding sequence ATGCAGAACCTCGAAGTTCATGAGCTTTATCAACGTTGGGCAGAAATGTATGATGAGCCCACCAACCTCTTGGTGAGAGCCGAAGAGAAGACCCTCAGGCAGATCGAGTTCGATGTGGCCGGAAAGAAAATTCTTGATGTGGGGTGCGGCACGGGGCGGCACGCGATCCGCATGGCAGAGGCCGGTGCGGAGGTCACCGGCGTTGATTTTTCGCTAAAGATGCTGGAAGTGGCCAGAAAAAAAGCGGCGGGACTGGGTGTGAAATTTATGCACTCGGATTTGAACGCCATCCCGCTTGATGAGCCATTCGACATGGTTGTCTGCAGCCTGGTTTTGAACCATGTGGAAGACCTGCGCTCAGCCATGAAGGAAATAGCGCGACTCACCAAGGTGGGGGGCAGGGTTCTTATTTCCGACATGAGGTCTGATCACTGGCGGACGAAAACAAAGGAAATCAAGCTGCTTGAAAACTTCACCACCTTCGCCTTCAGACACACACAAGCTCATTACCGAGCTGCATTTAACGAGACGGGATTAAAATTGAATCAAAGGAAGAAAATTTATTTAGAAGATGTGGTTGCCCCCGGATTCAAACAAAGATTCCTCCTGAAGTACTTTGCGGCCGGCTACGTGTTTGATCTCACAAAGTCATGA
- the fabD gene encoding ACP S-malonyltransferase — MNAVLLFAGQGAQKVGMGKDLAEAYPAVRDIFDQANIAIGPWLSNVMFEGPMEELTKTSRCQPALYAHGLAILEVLKSKVPSLNVTATAGLSLGEFTAHAAAGTFDFATGLNLVFQRGSFMEEACENTKGAMLALLGGEESAIRELAQECDVDVANLNAPGQIVLSGSAEGIAAAAAKSKDKGIKRAIPLPVAGAYHSRLMKSAQDKLAIALAAAPIQSPRVPVVCNFEARPVSTPEEIRATLTSQVTGSVRWVESMQHLIAAGHTTFIELGPDATLAGLMGKIDKSVKVISIKDAASLDAAVAQLQ, encoded by the coding sequence ATGAACGCAGTCCTCCTCTTCGCCGGTCAAGGCGCCCAGAAAGTCGGCATGGGCAAAGACCTTGCCGAAGCCTACCCCGCCGTCCGCGACATCTTTGACCAAGCAAACATTGCCATCGGCCCCTGGCTTAGCAACGTCATGTTCGAAGGCCCGATGGAGGAACTCACCAAAACCAGCCGCTGCCAGCCCGCGCTTTACGCCCATGGCCTCGCCATCCTCGAAGTACTGAAAAGCAAAGTGCCATCGCTCAACGTCACCGCCACCGCAGGTCTCTCCCTCGGTGAATTCACCGCGCACGCCGCCGCCGGCACCTTCGACTTCGCCACCGGCCTCAATCTCGTCTTCCAACGCGGCAGCTTCATGGAAGAAGCCTGCGAAAACACCAAAGGTGCCATGCTCGCCCTGCTCGGCGGTGAAGAATCCGCCATCCGCGAACTCGCGCAGGAATGCGATGTCGATGTCGCGAACTTGAACGCCCCCGGACAGATCGTCCTCAGCGGCAGCGCTGAAGGCATCGCGGCCGCAGCCGCTAAATCGAAGGACAAAGGCATCAAGCGCGCCATTCCCCTGCCCGTCGCCGGTGCTTATCACAGTCGCCTCATGAAGTCCGCGCAGGACAAGCTTGCCATCGCTCTCGCCGCCGCGCCGATTCAAAGCCCGCGCGTTCCCGTCGTCTGCAACTTCGAGGCCCGCCCCGTCTCCACGCCCGAGGAAATCCGCGCCACCCTCACCAGCCAGGTCACCGGCAGCGTCCGCTGGGTGGAAAGCATGCAGCACCTCATCGCCGCCGGCCACACCACCTTCATCGAACTCGGCCCCGACGCCACCCTCGCCGGCCTCATGGGCAAGATCGACAAATCCGTGAAGGTCATCAGCATCAAAGACGCCGCGTCACTTGATGCTGCCGTCGCCCAACTGCAGTAA
- the truB gene encoding tRNA pseudouridine(55) synthase TruB, producing the protein MKSDELISGVLLVDKGQDMTSHDVVAVARRCLNMKKIGHCGTLDPMATGMLILVLGNGTRLSDLLMSEDKEYVGTITLGKTTNSQDAEGEAVEEKPVPADLTLEQVKAVFDTLKGDFYQMPPMVSAIKIGGVPLYKLARKGQEVVREPRFVHVYDYEITRFESPQIDFRIVCSKGFYVRTYAHDIGQKLGCGAHLSALRRTRSGHFKLLPGKHVTFDMLKEGKRDEALAAMLSLYDVSKLRGA; encoded by the coding sequence ATGAAGTCAGACGAATTGATTAGCGGCGTCCTCCTGGTGGACAAAGGCCAGGACATGACATCGCATGACGTCGTCGCCGTGGCGCGGCGTTGCCTGAACATGAAGAAGATCGGCCACTGCGGCACGCTCGACCCCATGGCCACCGGCATGCTCATCCTCGTGCTCGGCAACGGCACCCGCCTGTCCGATCTCCTCATGTCCGAGGACAAGGAATACGTCGGCACCATCACCCTGGGCAAAACCACCAACTCCCAGGACGCCGAAGGCGAAGCGGTGGAAGAAAAGCCCGTTCCTGCCGATCTCACCCTCGAGCAGGTAAAGGCCGTCTTCGATACCCTCAAGGGGGATTTCTACCAGATGCCGCCCATGGTCTCCGCCATCAAGATCGGCGGCGTGCCGCTTTATAAGCTCGCCCGCAAAGGCCAGGAAGTCGTGCGCGAGCCGCGCTTCGTCCACGTGTACGATTACGAGATCACCCGCTTTGAGTCGCCGCAGATCGACTTCCGCATCGTCTGCAGCAAAGGCTTCTACGTCCGCACCTACGCGCATGACATCGGCCAGAAGCTCGGCTGCGGCGCGCACTTGAGCGCCCTGCGCCGCACCCGCTCCGGCCACTTCAAACTCCTCCCCGGCAAGCACGTCACCTTCGACATGCTCAAGGAAGGCAAACGCGACGAAGCCCTCGCCGCCATGCTCAGCCTCTACGACGTGTCCAAACTGCGCGGGGCCTAA
- a CDS encoding GNAT family N-acyltransferase, whose protein sequence is MVREIEFRSNQKLIEKFRRASYGETITHVLDEFDEPAHHFALFDKKGSVLGVTRVLRSDEVRQFEMMRESQLKDLVLPSAKLSLELSRACTVKGSAGVHLLSLCMGINEYAVKNEAEYLITKTGKHLLSLYQHFGFTTFGPPFVSDFFEDKRPIYPIMYRWTTVKREEPQEAEEEVLVW, encoded by the coding sequence ATGGTTAGAGAAATTGAATTCAGATCAAATCAAAAACTCATCGAGAAGTTTCGTCGCGCTTCCTACGGCGAGACCATAACCCACGTGTTGGATGAATTTGATGAGCCGGCCCATCATTTTGCCCTCTTCGACAAAAAAGGAAGCGTGCTGGGCGTCACGCGGGTTCTGCGCAGCGATGAAGTGAGGCAGTTTGAAATGATGCGCGAGTCCCAATTGAAGGATCTGGTGCTGCCGTCGGCCAAATTGAGTCTTGAGCTTTCACGCGCCTGTACCGTCAAGGGGAGCGCCGGCGTCCATCTCTTGAGTTTGTGCATGGGGATCAATGAGTACGCGGTCAAAAATGAGGCTGAGTACCTGATCACCAAAACAGGCAAGCACTTGCTGTCGCTCTATCAGCATTTTGGGTTCACCACCTTCGGCCCACCTTTTGTCTCCGACTTCTTCGAGGACAAACGGCCGATATATCCGATTATGTACCGTTGGACGACTGTTAAAAGGGAGGAGCCGCAGGAAGCGGAAGAAGAGGTGCTGGTGTGGTAA
- a CDS encoding ATP-binding protein, with product MGAWFVMILVPLCSFLDWMAYPERYWEFLVLRLACAASCVPLLLALNGSLGRKYCRAYPVILPLLPALMICFMIYLSGDPGSGYYAGLTLCIVATSFVFHWTFREIGLTLGLVVLAYLASTLPNLSGSDDPRALGIFVNNTGFILLNCVVLYFGSRQHHAIRLREFASRCKVEDQREELAARNDELTTTLKRLRETEAQLDQSEKLASIGRLSAGIVHEINNPLNYVKSAVYLLKKKGKALPPEVAEAFNTIAEDIGEGIDRVAAIVSDLRTFAHPENRGARPVNLQDVSRKALRLLAKEISDRGVTLVDEIPAGVIAQGDENYLIQIFLNLVQNSLDALAGRPSPTILIKAQETAGGIDLIVRDNGTGIPKENLSKVFDPFFTTKQVGQGMGLGLSICFRMIQQMGGEVKIDTEAGSHTQFTLSLKKPDKA from the coding sequence ATGGGAGCGTGGTTCGTGATGATTCTGGTGCCGCTGTGCAGTTTTTTGGACTGGATGGCCTATCCAGAGCGCTACTGGGAGTTTCTGGTGCTGCGGCTGGCCTGTGCGGCGAGCTGTGTGCCGCTGCTTCTGGCGCTGAATGGGTCCTTGGGGAGAAAGTACTGCCGCGCTTATCCGGTGATCCTGCCACTGCTGCCGGCGCTCATGATCTGTTTCATGATCTACCTGAGTGGTGATCCCGGCTCCGGCTACTATGCCGGGCTGACGTTGTGCATCGTGGCGACGTCGTTTGTGTTCCATTGGACGTTTCGCGAAATCGGTCTCACGCTGGGGCTCGTCGTGCTCGCGTATCTGGCCTCCACACTGCCGAATCTGAGCGGCAGTGACGATCCGCGTGCGCTGGGCATCTTTGTGAACAACACAGGCTTCATCCTGCTGAACTGCGTGGTGCTTTACTTTGGCAGCCGTCAGCATCATGCGATCCGCCTGCGTGAATTTGCCAGCCGCTGCAAAGTGGAGGACCAGCGTGAGGAATTGGCCGCACGCAACGATGAACTCACCACCACGCTGAAACGTTTGCGTGAAACCGAGGCGCAGCTCGATCAGAGCGAAAAGCTGGCGTCCATCGGCCGTCTCAGCGCCGGGATCGTGCATGAGATCAACAACCCGCTGAACTACGTGAAGTCGGCGGTGTATCTGCTAAAGAAAAAGGGCAAAGCGTTGCCTCCTGAGGTCGCGGAGGCGTTCAACACCATCGCCGAGGACATTGGCGAGGGCATCGACCGTGTGGCAGCGATCGTTTCTGATCTGCGCACGTTCGCACATCCTGAAAATCGCGGGGCACGGCCGGTGAATTTGCAGGACGTGTCACGCAAGGCGCTGCGTTTGCTCGCGAAGGAGATCAGTGATCGTGGGGTGACGCTTGTGGATGAGATTCCGGCGGGCGTCATCGCCCAGGGTGACGAAAACTATCTGATTCAAATCTTCCTCAACCTGGTACAGAACAGCTTGGATGCGCTGGCGGGCCGACCATCGCCGACAATTTTGATCAAGGCGCAGGAAACAGCGGGCGGCATCGATTTGATCGTGAGGGACAACGGAACGGGCATTCCGAAAGAGAACCTCTCGAAGGTTTTTGATCCCTTTTTCACCACGAAGCAGGTCGGCCAGGGCATGGGCCTGGGGTTGAGCATCTGCTTTCGGATGATCCAGCAGATGGGCGGCGAAGTGAAGATCGACACGGAGGCGGGAAGCCACACGCAGTTCACTCTGAGCCTCAAAAAGCCTGACAAGGCTTGA
- a CDS encoding redoxin domain-containing protein encodes MKHLLYALLMLTSVASALELPATDGKTHDPAAAGDKKAVVLFFVSPFCSTTRPFMPEINQIAADYSDRVVVYLVHSDPEITTEVALEHAILSEVKATVLLDKEQALAKQLKAKITPEAVVLSPKAETLYQGRINDLYLGPTKRQRAATTKDLRDALDAILSGKPVPTLQHEAQGCKISSMK; translated from the coding sequence ATGAAGCACCTGCTTTACGCTCTGCTGATGCTCACCAGCGTCGCCTCCGCGCTCGAACTGCCCGCCACCGACGGCAAGACCCACGATCCTGCCGCCGCTGGCGACAAGAAGGCCGTCGTGCTCTTCTTCGTCTCGCCGTTCTGCTCCACCACGCGGCCTTTCATGCCGGAGATCAACCAGATCGCCGCCGATTACAGCGACCGCGTCGTCGTTTACCTCGTGCATTCCGATCCCGAGATCACCACCGAGGTCGCCTTGGAGCACGCCATCCTCTCCGAGGTCAAAGCCACCGTGCTGCTCGACAAGGAGCAGGCTCTCGCCAAGCAGTTGAAGGCCAAAATCACGCCCGAGGCCGTTGTTCTCTCACCCAAGGCCGAGACACTCTACCAAGGCCGCATCAACGACCTCTACCTCGGCCCCACCAAGCGCCAGCGTGCCGCCACCACCAAGGATCTGCGCGACGCCCTCGACGCCATCCTCTCCGGAAAGCCCGTTCCCACGCTGCAACACGAGGCACAGGGCTGCAAAATCAGCAGCATGAAGTGA
- a CDS encoding glycerate kinase: MSHNLLSLGLANLACNATIRRPMRILIAIDKFKGSIPAAVAAKSIEKALKQAIPEVECDLCPIADGGEGTAEAVIAALNGEWCENATFDAQNRPVTARYGLVRDEGRLEAVMEMSAASGLAMVSDLSLDPATATTHGTGLMLLDAIERGTDRIVIGIGGSATNDAGIGMAAALGFRFLDADSTPLEPIISHMDRLAKIERSSLSMPEILVACDVNNPLLGPHGCTRIYGPQKGIQDFGFFESRLQHLADIIKRDLGVDHRDIPGAGAAGGLGFGLMSFCGAKLTSGFDLIADLVHLRRRIAAADLVITGEGRLDAQTLHGKGPMGVADMARELGKSVAAFAGAIEAENQLRTRFDFLCAIKPKDMSLAEAMQRGPELLHNAVLQQSSALLVLLTP; encoded by the coding sequence TTGTCTCACAATCTCCTCAGCCTCGGCTTGGCAAATCTGGCCTGCAACGCCACCATCCGCCGCCCCATGCGCATCCTCATCGCCATCGACAAGTTCAAAGGCTCCATCCCGGCCGCGGTGGCAGCAAAATCCATCGAAAAAGCCCTCAAACAGGCGATCCCCGAAGTCGAATGCGACCTCTGCCCCATCGCCGACGGTGGCGAAGGCACCGCCGAGGCTGTGATCGCCGCCTTGAATGGCGAATGGTGCGAAAACGCCACCTTTGACGCCCAAAATCGTCCCGTCACTGCCCGCTACGGCCTCGTTCGCGATGAGGGACGGCTCGAAGCTGTCATGGAAATGAGCGCCGCCTCCGGCCTCGCCATGGTCAGCGACCTCTCCCTCGATCCCGCCACCGCCACCACCCACGGCACCGGTCTGATGCTGCTGGATGCGATCGAGCGCGGCACGGATCGCATCGTCATCGGCATCGGCGGCAGCGCCACCAACGACGCAGGCATCGGCATGGCCGCGGCACTCGGCTTCCGTTTTCTCGATGCAGACAGCACGCCGCTTGAACCAATCATCTCCCACATGGACAGGCTCGCGAAAATCGAACGCAGTTCGCTCTCAATGCCCGAAATCCTCGTTGCCTGCGACGTGAACAATCCCCTCCTCGGCCCCCACGGTTGCACCCGCATCTATGGTCCGCAGAAAGGAATACAAGATTTCGGGTTCTTCGAATCCCGCCTCCAACACCTCGCCGACATCATCAAACGCGATCTCGGTGTCGATCATCGCGATATTCCGGGAGCTGGAGCCGCCGGTGGCCTTGGCTTCGGCCTCATGAGCTTCTGTGGTGCCAAACTCACCAGCGGCTTCGATTTGATCGCTGATCTCGTCCATCTGCGCCGCCGCATCGCCGCCGCCGACCTCGTCATCACCGGCGAAGGCCGTCTCGATGCCCAAACCCTCCACGGCAAAGGCCCCATGGGCGTCGCCGACATGGCCCGCGAACTCGGCAAATCCGTCGCCGCCTTCGCCGGAGCCATTGAGGCCGAAAACCAACTCCGCACCCGCTTCGACTTCCTCTGCGCCATCAAACCCAAGGACATGTCCCTCGCCGAAGCCATGCAACGCGGCCCCGAACTCCTTCACAACGCCGTCTTGCAGCAATCATCTGCGCTCCTTGTCCTCTTGACTCCTTGA